In the Paralichthys olivaceus isolate ysfri-2021 chromosome 17, ASM2471397v2, whole genome shotgun sequence genome, one interval contains:
- the spag6 gene encoding sperm-associated antigen 6: MSQRQIIQVFEQYQRSRMQFVQTVADLATRPQNIETLQTAGVMSLLRPLILDVVPSIQQTAALALGRLADHSDDLAEAVVREDILPQLVHSLVSQNRFYKKAAAFVLRAVAKHSPDLAQAVVACGGVDALVLCLEDFDPGVKEAAAWALGNVARHNELLAQSVVEAGAVPLLLLCLREPEMALKRIAASTLSDICKHTPELAQAVVDTGAVAHLAQMILNPDAKLKRQVFSALSQISKHSVALAEMVIEAEIFPAALACLRDPDEYVRKNVTTLMREVVKHSPELSQVIVNCGGMSSVIDSLGECQGSLRLPGIMMLGYIAAQNENLAMGIILSKGVHQLALCLSEEPEQHIKAATAWSIGQIGHHTPEHAKAVATANLLPSLLQLYMEASSSEDLQVKSKKALKSILQKCTYLPALEPLLYDAPSNILKHVVCQFSKVLPHDSKARRLFVTSGGLKKVQEIDAEQGSPLQEYINAINSCFPEEIVRYYSPGYSEVLLERLENYQPAL, from the exons CAGACTGCTG GGGTGATGTCCTTGCTGCGTCCCCTGATACTGGACGTGGTCcccagcatccagcagactgcAGCCCTGGCTCTGGGCCGCTTGGCCGACCACAGCGATGACCTGGCGGAGGCCGTGGTGAGGGAAGACATCCTGCCCCAGCTGGTTCACTCCCTGGTCTCACAGAAT aggttcTATAAGAAGGCTGCAGCGTTTGTGCTTCGTGCTGTAGCCAAACACTCCCCCGACCTGGCCCAGGCTGTGGTGGCCTGTGGGGGTGTGGATGCTCTGGTCCTCTGCCTGGAGGATTTTGACCCCGGGGTGAAGGAGGCCGCAGCCTGGGCTCTGGGCAACGTCGCCCGACACAATGAGC tgtTGGCTCAGTCTGTGGTGGAGGCGGGTGCggtccctctgctgctgctctgtctccgGGAACCAGAGATGGCTCTGAAACGCATCGCGGCCTCCACCCTCAGCGACATCTGCAAACACACGCCGGAGCTGGCGCAGGCGGTGGTGGACACCGGTGCCGTGGCGCACTTGGCGCAGATGATCCTCAACCCGGACGCAAAACTCAAG AGGCAGGTGTTCTCAGCCCTCAGTCAGATCAGCAAGCACTCTGTCGCCCTAGCAGAGATGGTGATCGAGGCAGAGATTTTCCCTGCAGCCCTGGCCTGCCTCCGAGATCCAGATGAGTATGTGAGGAAGAACGTCACCACTCTGATGAGGGAGGTGGTGAAGCACTCACCAGAg CTGTCCCAGGTGATTGTGAACTGTGGTGGCATGTCATCAGTCATCGATTCTCTGGGTGAATGCCAAGGAAGCCTGCGGCTGCCGGGGATCATGATGCTGGGATACATCGCTGCTCAAAATGAGAACCTCGCCATGGGCATCATTCTCTCCAAG GGGGTGCACCAGCTGgccctgtgtctgtctgaggaGCCTGAGCAACACATCAAGGCAGCCACGGCCTGGTCCATCGGCCAGATTGGGCACCACACGCCAGAGCATGCAAAGGCCGTGGCCACGGCGAACCTGCTGCCCAGCCTGCTGCAGCTCTACATGGAGGCCAGCAGCTCAGAGGACCTACAGGTCAAA AGTAAGAAGGCTCTGAAGAGCATCCTGCAGAAGTGCACCTACCTGCCTGCTCTGGAGCCCCTCCTCTACGATGCTCCCAGCAACATCCTCAAACATGTTGTGTGCCAGTTCAGCAAA GTGCTGCCTCATGACAGTAAGGCCCGACGTTTGTTTGTGACCAGCGGAGGTCTGAAGAAGGTGCAGGAGATCGACGCTGAGCAGGGCTCTCCACTGCAGGAGTACATCAACGCCATCAACAGCTGTTTCCCAGAGGAGATAGTCAG gTACTACTCCCCTGGCTACTCAGAGGTCTTGTTGGAGAGGTTAGAGAACTACCAGCCGGCCTTGTGA
- the LOC109629895 gene encoding sperm-associated antigen 6-like isoform X2, with product MSQREIIREFEQEQRSRFQFVQMIADRASRPQNIETLQRVGVMSSLHLLIQEVSPGIQQTAALALGRLADHSIDLAKVIVTEDILPQLVHSFPSKNRFYKKAAAFVFRAVAKHSPDLAQAVVACGGVDAMFLCLEDFDPGVKEAAAWALGSVAQHNELLAQSVVDVGAVPLLLLCLREPEMALKRMAASTLSDICKHTPELAQAVVDTGAVAQLALMIRYRDAKLKRQVFSALSQISKHSVALAEMVIEAEIFPAALACLRDPDEYVRKNVTTLMREVVKHSPELSQVIVNCGGMSSVIDSLGECQGSLRLPGIMMLGYIAAQNENLAMGIILSKGVQQLALCLSEEREQHIKAAMAWSIGQIGHHTPEHANAVAKEKLLPSLLQLYMEASSSEDLQVKSKKALKSILQKCTYLPALEPLLYDAPSNILKHVACQFSKVLPHDSKARRLFVTSGGLKKVQEIDAEQGSPLQEYINAINSCFPEEIVRYCTPGYSDVLLEKVENYQLATHQRM from the exons ATGAGTCAGCGAGAGATCATTCGAG AATTCGAGCAGGAACAGAGGTCAAGATTTCAGTTTGTGCAGATGATTGCAGATAGGGCATCCAGACCCCAAAACATAGAGACCCTGCAGCGTGTTG GGGTGATGTCCTCACTGCATCTCCTCATACAGGAAGTGAGCCCTGGCATCCAGCAGACTGCAGCCTTGGCTCTTGGCCGCCTGGCCGACCACAGCATTGACCTGGCGAAGGTCATCGTGACAGAAGACATCCTGCCTCAACTGGTCCATTCTTTTCCCTCGAAGAAC aggTTCTATAAGAAGGCAGCAGCGTTTGTGTTTCGTGCTGTAGCCAAACACTCCCCTGACCTGGCCCAGGCTGTGGTGGCCTGTGGGGGTGTGGATGCCATGTTCCTCTGCCTGGAAGATTTTGACCCCGGGGTGAAGGAGGCCGCAGCCTGGGCTCTGGGTAGTGTCGCCCAACACAATGAGC tgtTGGCTCAGTCTGTGGTGGATGTGGGTGCGGTCCCTCTGCTACTGCTCTGTCTCCGGGAACCAGAGATGGCTCTTAAACGCATGGCGGCCTCCACCCTCAGCGACATCTGCAAACACACGCCGGAGCTGGCGCAGGCGGTGGTGGACACCGGTGCCGTGGCGCAATTGGCTCTGATGATCCGCTACCGGGACGCAAAACTGAAG AGGCAGGTGTTCTCAGCTCTCAGTCAGATCAGCAAGCACTCTGTCGCCCTGGCAGAGATGGTGATCGAGGCAGAGATCTTCCCTGCAGCCCTGGCCTGCCTCCGAGATCCAGATGAGTATGTGAGGAAGAACGTCACCACTCTGATGAGGGAGGTGGTGAAGCACTCACCAGag CTGTCCCAGGTGATTGTGAACTGTGGTGGCATGTCATCAGTCATCGATTCTCTGGGTGAATGCCAAGGAAGCCTGCGGCTGCCGGGGATCATGATGCTGGGATACATCGCTGCTCAAAATGAGAACCTCGCCATGGGCATCATTCTCTCCAAG GGGGTGCAACAGCTGgccctgtgtctgtctgaggaGCGTGAGCAACACATCAAGGCAGCCATGGCCTGGTCCATCGGCCAGATTGGGCACCACACGCCAGAGCATGCGAACGCCGTGGCCAAGGAGAAACTGCTGCCCAGCCTGCTGCAGCTCTACATGGAGGCCAGCAGCTCAGAGGACCTACAGGTCAAA AGTAAGAAGGCTCTGAAGAGCATCCTGCAGAAGTGCACCTACCTGCCTGCTCTGGAGCCCCTCCTCTACGATGCTCCCAGCAACATCCTCAAACATGTTGCGTGCCAGTTCAGCAAA GTGCTGCCTCATGACAGTAAGGCCCGACGTTTGTTTGTGACCAGCGGAGGTCTGAAGAAGGTGCAGGAGATCGACGCTGAGCAGGGCTCTCCACTGCAGGAGTACATCAACGCCATCAACAGCTGTTTCCCAGAAGAGATAGTCAG
- the LOC109629895 gene encoding sperm-associated antigen 6-like isoform X1: MSQREIIREFEQEQRSRFQFVQMIADRASRPQNIETLQRVGVMSSLHLLIQEVSPGIQQTAALALGRLADHSIDLAKVIVTEDILPQLVHSFPSKNRFYKKAAAFVFRAVAKHSPDLAQAVVACGGVDAMFLCLEDFDPGVKEAAAWALGSVAQHNELLAQSVVDVGAVPLLLLCLREPEMALKRMAASTLSDICKHTPELAQAVVDTGAVAQLALMIRYRDAKLKVLVMRRTYLERQVFSALSQISKHSVALAEMVIEAEIFPAALACLRDPDEYVRKNVTTLMREVVKHSPELSQVIVNCGGMSSVIDSLGECQGSLRLPGIMMLGYIAAQNENLAMGIILSKGVQQLALCLSEEREQHIKAAMAWSIGQIGHHTPEHANAVAKEKLLPSLLQLYMEASSSEDLQVKSKKALKSILQKCTYLPALEPLLYDAPSNILKHVACQFSKVLPHDSKARRLFVTSGGLKKVQEIDAEQGSPLQEYINAINSCFPEEIVRYCTPGYSDVLLEKVENYQLATHQRM, from the exons ATGAGTCAGCGAGAGATCATTCGAG AATTCGAGCAGGAACAGAGGTCAAGATTTCAGTTTGTGCAGATGATTGCAGATAGGGCATCCAGACCCCAAAACATAGAGACCCTGCAGCGTGTTG GGGTGATGTCCTCACTGCATCTCCTCATACAGGAAGTGAGCCCTGGCATCCAGCAGACTGCAGCCTTGGCTCTTGGCCGCCTGGCCGACCACAGCATTGACCTGGCGAAGGTCATCGTGACAGAAGACATCCTGCCTCAACTGGTCCATTCTTTTCCCTCGAAGAAC aggTTCTATAAGAAGGCAGCAGCGTTTGTGTTTCGTGCTGTAGCCAAACACTCCCCTGACCTGGCCCAGGCTGTGGTGGCCTGTGGGGGTGTGGATGCCATGTTCCTCTGCCTGGAAGATTTTGACCCCGGGGTGAAGGAGGCCGCAGCCTGGGCTCTGGGTAGTGTCGCCCAACACAATGAGC tgtTGGCTCAGTCTGTGGTGGATGTGGGTGCGGTCCCTCTGCTACTGCTCTGTCTCCGGGAACCAGAGATGGCTCTTAAACGCATGGCGGCCTCCACCCTCAGCGACATCTGCAAACACACGCCGGAGCTGGCGCAGGCGGTGGTGGACACCGGTGCCGTGGCGCAATTGGCTCTGATGATCCGCTACCGGGACGCAAAACTGAAGGTGCTTGTTATGAGAAGAACTTACTTAGAG AGGCAGGTGTTCTCAGCTCTCAGTCAGATCAGCAAGCACTCTGTCGCCCTGGCAGAGATGGTGATCGAGGCAGAGATCTTCCCTGCAGCCCTGGCCTGCCTCCGAGATCCAGATGAGTATGTGAGGAAGAACGTCACCACTCTGATGAGGGAGGTGGTGAAGCACTCACCAGag CTGTCCCAGGTGATTGTGAACTGTGGTGGCATGTCATCAGTCATCGATTCTCTGGGTGAATGCCAAGGAAGCCTGCGGCTGCCGGGGATCATGATGCTGGGATACATCGCTGCTCAAAATGAGAACCTCGCCATGGGCATCATTCTCTCCAAG GGGGTGCAACAGCTGgccctgtgtctgtctgaggaGCGTGAGCAACACATCAAGGCAGCCATGGCCTGGTCCATCGGCCAGATTGGGCACCACACGCCAGAGCATGCGAACGCCGTGGCCAAGGAGAAACTGCTGCCCAGCCTGCTGCAGCTCTACATGGAGGCCAGCAGCTCAGAGGACCTACAGGTCAAA AGTAAGAAGGCTCTGAAGAGCATCCTGCAGAAGTGCACCTACCTGCCTGCTCTGGAGCCCCTCCTCTACGATGCTCCCAGCAACATCCTCAAACATGTTGCGTGCCAGTTCAGCAAA GTGCTGCCTCATGACAGTAAGGCCCGACGTTTGTTTGTGACCAGCGGAGGTCTGAAGAAGGTGCAGGAGATCGACGCTGAGCAGGGCTCTCCACTGCAGGAGTACATCAACGCCATCAACAGCTGTTTCCCAGAAGAGATAGTCAG